A window of Myxococcales bacterium genomic DNA:
ACCCCGTCGAACTCAAGTTTGTCACCCTTGGGCTCTTTCCGCTCTCGACGTTCACTCACCGCCATGTTCCTCGTTCTCTCCTCACTTCGTACCGAGGACTCCGAGGACCCTCGCGGTGACTTCCGTGACCTCTCCGACCCCCTCCACCGTCCGCAGGAGCCCCTTCGCGGCGTAGTGCGGGAGGAGCTCGCTGGTCATCGCGTCGTAGGTGACGAGGCGATTCTTGACGACCTCTTCGTGGTCGTCGGCGCGGTGCTCGAGCTCCGCGTCGGGGGGGGGTGGCTTATACTTCAAATGGTAAATCTGTCCAGTCCGTTTGTCGGTGCGGCGGAGGACGGCACGTTCCAAGAGGAGCTCCTGGGGCACGGTGAGGGCGACGACGTGGTCGAGGGCCTGGTCCCGGCGGGCGAGCAGCGCCTCGAGCGCCTCGGCCTGCGGCACGGTGCGCGGGAAGCCGTCGAGGAGAA
This region includes:
- a CDS encoding adenylate kinase; this encodes MRLVFVGPPGAGKGTQAKVICERWKIPQISTGDMLRAAKAEGRLPADLVAKMGAGGLVPDEVVIDLIAKRTLADDAQAGFLLDGFPRTVPQAEALEALLARRDQALDHVVALTVPQELLLERAVLRRTDKRTGQIYHLKYKPPPPDAELEHRADDHEEVVKNRLVTYDAMTSELLPHYAAKGLLRTVEGVGEVTEVTARVLGVLGTK